Proteins encoded by one window of Swingsia samuiensis:
- the mutS gene encoding DNA mismatch repair protein MutS — MPLPSAENASPAMAQWFELKHQEPDALLFFRMGDFYELFFADAQAAAMALDIALTSRGSHNGEPIPMCGVPYAAAPAYLSRLIRRGFRVAVAEQTQSPQKGQKGPLPRAIVRVVTPGTLTEDELLEAGQANLLLAIALGTNKRSKTIGAAWIDISTGSFETTSIEKTSLPELIARLDPAEILSDPPLIPPDFSLRLAPVASIPSLDSARTLIARAYDVAQIDALGDFSEEQAIACAMALNYIQRSQAGALPRLSRPIPQGISGILGIDPATRASLDLLKTRDGDTKYSLLNAVSRTVTAAGSRLLAQWIAAPLTNAALITDRQHAWLWLNKSPDLIHSLSQILKKTPDPARALGRLSSNRGQPRDLATIRDTLIAADHFTDFLKPLCNDEAPPLIQTLTTGLYQRAETLLTKLKTALAENLPARIEDGGFIATGFHKELDHFRTLRDESRRIVAAMQSQLSEKYGITTLKIRHHSQLGYVIETPAAAGKKLKDRPELSFRQGTANLARFSTEELAELDRSILEAADKASALERQIFNELSQDILNTPELDEIAEMLALLDVLSSCAILSENDEWTCPTVTEGTEFSLKACRHPVVEAALLESGSADARFIPNDCNLQADQRVMLLTGPNMAGKSTFLRQNALAVILAQAGLPVPAKSAQIGVVDRLFSRVGGADDLARGRSTFMVEMTETAAILNQAGPKSLVVVDEIGRGTATLDGLSIAWATLEALHTQLGSRTIFATHFHELGALTEFLPRLAPYTMAVKEWRGEVIFQHEVKPGSARKSWGLHVAKLAGIPQSVITRASRLLASLEKEQVQARSSLPLFEDTLPDQRDEHIPSVPPNHSNILELISSLNPDELSPKEALEKLYLIKRLEIGE; from the coding sequence ATGCCTCTGCCATCTGCTGAAAATGCTTCTCCTGCCATGGCGCAGTGGTTTGAACTAAAGCATCAAGAACCCGATGCTTTACTTTTCTTCCGCATGGGAGATTTTTACGAGTTATTCTTTGCAGATGCTCAGGCAGCGGCAATGGCTCTTGATATCGCCCTGACGAGCCGAGGCTCTCATAATGGAGAGCCTATCCCCATGTGTGGGGTTCCATATGCAGCGGCGCCGGCTTATTTATCACGCTTAATTCGCAGAGGGTTTCGTGTTGCCGTGGCAGAGCAAACACAATCTCCTCAAAAAGGACAAAAAGGGCCTTTACCACGCGCTATCGTTCGCGTTGTCACTCCTGGAACCTTAACGGAAGATGAACTTTTAGAAGCCGGGCAAGCGAACCTTCTGCTTGCTATTGCACTCGGCACAAATAAACGTTCAAAAACGATCGGCGCAGCGTGGATCGATATTTCCACAGGTTCATTTGAAACAACATCTATTGAAAAAACATCTCTTCCTGAACTGATCGCACGGCTAGACCCCGCAGAAATTCTTTCTGATCCCCCTCTTATTCCACCCGATTTTTCACTCCGTCTTGCTCCCGTCGCGTCTATTCCATCCCTCGATAGTGCACGAACCCTGATTGCTCGGGCTTATGATGTAGCGCAGATTGATGCTCTAGGAGATTTTTCGGAGGAACAGGCCATCGCATGTGCGATGGCTCTCAATTACATTCAACGCAGCCAAGCAGGTGCACTACCACGCCTTTCACGCCCTATTCCTCAGGGCATAAGCGGCATTCTCGGTATTGATCCTGCAACACGTGCAAGTTTAGACCTTTTAAAAACACGCGATGGTGATACAAAATATAGCTTACTCAACGCCGTTTCACGTACGGTGACAGCTGCCGGGTCTCGCTTACTCGCTCAATGGATTGCAGCTCCCTTAACAAATGCAGCCCTAATTACAGACCGCCAACACGCTTGGCTTTGGCTCAATAAATCACCTGATTTAATTCATTCTTTAAGCCAGATCCTAAAGAAAACACCCGATCCAGCGCGCGCGCTTGGCCGCTTATCCTCCAACCGTGGACAGCCGCGTGATCTCGCTACTATTCGAGATACTTTAATTGCCGCAGATCATTTTACCGATTTCCTCAAACCATTATGCAATGACGAAGCGCCCCCTCTTATACAGACCTTAACAACTGGTCTTTATCAACGCGCAGAAACTCTTTTAACCAAACTGAAAACCGCTCTTGCAGAGAATTTACCTGCGCGTATTGAAGATGGTGGGTTCATTGCAACGGGCTTTCATAAAGAGCTGGACCACTTTCGAACCCTGCGAGATGAAAGCCGACGAATTGTCGCTGCAATGCAAAGCCAGCTTTCAGAAAAATATGGAATCACTACCCTCAAAATCCGCCATCACTCCCAACTCGGCTATGTTATTGAAACACCTGCAGCCGCTGGAAAAAAACTAAAAGACAGACCTGAGCTCTCTTTCCGCCAAGGCACCGCTAATTTAGCGCGTTTTTCAACGGAAGAACTTGCCGAACTTGATCGATCTATTCTTGAAGCTGCTGATAAGGCATCTGCTCTTGAACGGCAGATCTTTAACGAACTGTCTCAAGACATTCTCAACACACCAGAGCTGGATGAAATTGCTGAAATGCTTGCGTTGCTGGATGTCTTATCCTCATGCGCAATTTTATCTGAAAATGATGAGTGGACTTGTCCCACAGTTACAGAGGGAACAGAATTTTCTTTAAAAGCGTGTCGCCATCCCGTTGTAGAGGCAGCACTTCTCGAAAGTGGAAGCGCGGATGCCCGCTTCATCCCCAATGACTGCAACCTTCAAGCTGACCAGCGTGTCATGCTTCTTACAGGCCCCAACATGGCTGGAAAATCAACTTTCCTGCGCCAAAATGCTCTTGCCGTGATTTTGGCACAAGCGGGGCTTCCTGTTCCGGCAAAAAGTGCACAGATTGGGGTCGTTGACCGTCTTTTCTCACGTGTCGGCGGTGCGGATGACCTTGCTCGCGGCAGGTCCACCTTTATGGTTGAAATGACAGAAACGGCCGCAATCCTCAATCAAGCGGGGCCAAAATCTCTTGTCGTTGTGGATGAAATTGGTCGTGGCACTGCTACTCTTGATGGCTTATCGATCGCTTGGGCTACTTTAGAAGCACTTCATACGCAACTGGGCTCACGTACTATTTTTGCTACTCATTTTCATGAATTAGGAGCATTAACAGAATTTTTACCCCGCCTTGCTCCGTATACCATGGCCGTTAAGGAATGGCGGGGCGAAGTTATATTTCAACATGAAGTTAAACCAGGTTCTGCTCGAAAAAGCTGGGGATTACATGTTGCGAAACTAGCTGGAATTCCGCAGAGTGTTATTACACGTGCCTCTCGTTTATTAGCATCTCTCGAAAAAGAACAGGTTCAGGCACGTTCTTCCCTCCCTCTTTTTGAAGACACGTTGCCCGACCAGCGTGATGAACACATTCCTTCAGTACCGCCTAATCATTCTAACATTTTAGAACTTATATCTTCTCTAAATCCTGATGAACTCTCCCCTAAAGAGGCTCTCGAAAAATTATATCTCATTAAACGCTTAGAAATAGGAGAATAG
- the murJ gene encoding murein biosynthesis integral membrane protein MurJ — translation MLRNFLTVGSWTMLSRVLGLIRDQLLAIFLGAGPLQDAYLTALRLPNMFRRLFGEGAFNAAFVPMFTAKYEKEGQAAALQFAGQALSALVAWLVVLTVLAEIFMPSIIHVIAWGYTGFRFTEAVALTRITFPYMVLICAAALVSGVLNGRGKFGAASAAYVTFNIIGIVAILAGAYLWHNTAVSSAWGVTISGFVQLGALYWAAHRLGIAPHLVRPSFSKDIKALLRRMGPGLVGSGVTQLNLTIDGIIASQLPAGAPSLLYFADRINQLPLGVLGSAAGTALLPLLTKHIANNDRESVHTSLNRAIDYTLLLTLPAMMGLISLAPYIMAALFRFGHFTTEDAILSGQSLQAYALGLPAFILIKVLSPGFFASGDTATPVRIGFFTLGLNLVLNLLLYRPLAHIGPPLASTLAAFVNVGILAIILHRRGMFSLDPKLRNRSLCILGASLLMALWIVAARKFLMPNLLMWHGLERFIGVMSLISFGGLVYVIALDRLKIIKIRDVKAALQRRIARKRSG, via the coding sequence ATGCTTCGTAACTTCTTGACCGTTGGCAGCTGGACCATGCTTTCGCGTGTTCTCGGCCTCATACGTGACCAGCTTTTAGCCATTTTTTTGGGAGCTGGCCCCCTTCAGGATGCCTATTTAACGGCATTACGCTTACCAAACATGTTTCGTCGTCTCTTTGGCGAGGGGGCTTTTAACGCAGCCTTCGTCCCTATGTTTACGGCAAAATATGAAAAAGAGGGGCAAGCAGCAGCCCTTCAGTTTGCAGGGCAAGCACTGTCAGCTCTTGTCGCTTGGCTCGTGGTTCTAACCGTCTTGGCTGAAATCTTTATGCCAAGTATTATCCACGTCATTGCATGGGGATATACAGGCTTTCGCTTTACCGAAGCTGTCGCTCTTACACGCATTACATTTCCCTATATGGTACTGATCTGTGCGGCCGCCTTAGTTTCTGGCGTCCTTAACGGAAGAGGAAAGTTTGGAGCGGCCTCTGCTGCCTACGTTACCTTCAATATTATTGGTATTGTTGCTATTTTAGCGGGTGCTTATCTTTGGCATAATACTGCCGTTTCCAGTGCTTGGGGAGTAACCATATCAGGGTTTGTGCAATTAGGTGCCCTTTATTGGGCTGCTCATCGCCTAGGAATCGCCCCTCACTTAGTTCGGCCTTCTTTCTCCAAAGACATTAAAGCACTGCTTCGGCGTATGGGCCCCGGGCTTGTTGGATCTGGCGTGACGCAACTCAACCTTACAATTGATGGTATCATTGCTTCTCAACTACCAGCAGGTGCACCTTCCCTCCTTTATTTTGCTGATCGTATCAACCAACTACCTTTAGGGGTTTTAGGGTCCGCAGCAGGTACCGCTTTATTACCACTCCTCACCAAACATATCGCAAACAATGACCGGGAATCTGTTCATACAAGCCTAAATCGTGCCATTGATTATACGCTCCTACTAACGCTGCCTGCCATGATGGGCTTGATTTCCCTTGCTCCTTATATCATGGCGGCTTTGTTCAGGTTTGGGCATTTTACAACAGAAGACGCTATTCTGTCTGGACAATCTCTCCAAGCTTACGCACTCGGGCTCCCTGCTTTCATTCTTATCAAAGTTCTATCTCCCGGATTCTTTGCTTCAGGGGACACCGCAACACCTGTTCGTATTGGCTTCTTTACCTTAGGGCTAAACCTTGTCCTTAATCTTTTACTTTACCGTCCTTTAGCCCATATAGGCCCGCCTCTTGCCAGCACATTAGCTGCTTTTGTCAATGTTGGAATATTAGCCATTATCCTTCATCGTCGAGGAATGTTTAGTCTCGACCCCAAGCTCCGCAACCGCTCCTTATGCATCTTGGGCGCCTCTCTTCTCATGGCGTTATGGATTGTAGCGGCTCGTAAATTTCTTATGCCCAATCTGTTAATGTGGCATGGATTGGAACGGTTTATCGGCGTCATGTCTCTTATATCTTTTGGTGGCCTCGTTTACGTTATTGCTCTTGATCGGCTTAAGATTATTAAGATCCGAGATGTCAAAGCAGCGTTGCAAAGACGCATCGCACGAAAAAGATCAGGCTAA
- a CDS encoding glutathione peroxidase has protein sequence MPKTIYDFKLNSLSGETIDLSSFRGRPIMIVNTASKCGFTPQYEDLQHLWSRYGAEDENGLVILGVPSNDFGEQEFTSGKEIQGFCTRNYGVSFPMAEKSPVKGKQAIPLFKWLQQEGGFLSQPRWNFYKYLINRDGKLVRWFSPLTKPASSRVEEVIHRVLE, from the coding sequence ATGCCAAAAACCATTTATGACTTCAAACTAAACAGCTTGTCTGGAGAGACCATCGACCTTTCCTCTTTTCGAGGCCGCCCAATCATGATTGTTAATACGGCGTCCAAATGTGGTTTTACCCCTCAATACGAAGATTTACAGCATCTATGGTCGCGCTACGGCGCTGAGGATGAGAACGGGTTGGTCATATTAGGCGTCCCTTCGAATGATTTTGGAGAGCAAGAATTCACTTCTGGCAAAGAGATCCAAGGTTTTTGCACACGCAATTATGGTGTTTCCTTTCCAATGGCTGAAAAATCTCCTGTAAAAGGCAAACAAGCAATCCCTCTCTTCAAATGGCTCCAACAGGAAGGAGGTTTTCTATCTCAGCCACGTTGGAATTTTTATAAATATCTCATTAACCGTGACGGAAAACTTGTTCGTTGGTTTTCCCCTCTGACGAAACCTGCTTCCTCACGCGTTGAAGAAGTTATTCACCGCGTTTTAGAATAA
- a CDS encoding NAD(P)H-dependent glycerol-3-phosphate dehydrogenase — protein sequence MNQRHIAIIGAGAWGTALACATARIKATRVTLWMRHPVAPNVRQLPRLPGITLPENVTTTGEFPAEADCVLLVVPVQTVRDVSTLLEKTLNPGIPVIICCKGLEQKTSLLPLSILAETMPNRPTAVLSGPNFAIEVAQNLPAAATLASADFDLAKSLSHQLNTSFFRIYASADVIGVQLAGAAKNVIAIGAGVTMGANMGENARAALMTRALAELSRLAEANGGRASTLAGLSGMGDLILTCTGAGSRNYSLGLELGQGKSLQEILASRTTVAEGVLTAPALLQRAQEQHVRTPIIETVTRFLSEEITLDEARTRLLERPPTIE from the coding sequence ATGAACCAGCGTCATATCGCAATCATTGGGGCTGGAGCATGGGGTACAGCACTGGCCTGTGCAACAGCTCGCATAAAAGCAACACGCGTAACTTTGTGGATGCGCCACCCCGTTGCACCAAATGTGCGACAACTTCCTCGCTTACCTGGAATTACGTTACCAGAAAATGTTACCACAACAGGAGAATTCCCTGCTGAAGCAGATTGTGTTCTGCTGGTTGTTCCGGTTCAAACTGTTCGGGATGTTTCTACACTTTTGGAAAAAACGCTCAATCCCGGCATCCCTGTCATTATATGTTGTAAGGGGCTAGAGCAGAAAACTTCCCTTTTGCCTTTATCTATCCTCGCTGAAACTATGCCCAATCGCCCGACAGCGGTTCTTTCTGGGCCTAACTTTGCAATTGAGGTTGCGCAAAACCTTCCTGCAGCGGCAACATTAGCCAGCGCAGACTTCGACTTAGCTAAATCGCTCTCTCATCAATTAAATACATCCTTTTTCCGCATTTATGCCAGTGCTGACGTCATCGGAGTCCAACTCGCAGGAGCAGCTAAGAACGTTATTGCCATTGGTGCAGGTGTGACGATGGGGGCTAATATGGGAGAAAATGCTCGCGCTGCGTTAATGACGCGCGCCTTAGCTGAGTTAAGCCGCCTTGCCGAAGCAAATGGTGGCCGTGCCTCCACACTCGCAGGTCTTTCCGGAATGGGAGATCTTATCCTTACGTGTACCGGAGCAGGCTCCAGAAACTACAGCCTTGGGCTGGAACTCGGACAAGGCAAATCTCTTCAGGAAATTTTAGCCTCCCGGACGACAGTAGCAGAGGGCGTCTTAACAGCTCCTGCCTTATTACAACGAGCACAGGAACAACATGTCCGCACCCCAATTATTGAAACCGTTACACGTTTCTTATCTGAAGAGATTACCTTAGATGAAGCTCGAACGCGCCTGTTGGAACGTCCGCCTACTATTGAATAA
- a CDS encoding 23S rRNA (adenine(2030)-N(6))-methyltransferase RlmJ, with translation MNYRHIYHAGNFADCVKHAIVLSILHSLKRKQTGFSVLDTHAGRGKYDLSSLEAEKTGEWESGIGLAQNSTAEALQDYLSTIHYLGLYPGSPALIRYLLRPQDQLIACELHPEDVKPLRRLFRSDPQVAVHHRDGYEALRALLPPKEFKRGFILIDPPFEKPDDFSKCVEAIAFTRTHFRAGIIAVWFPIKHRTPIRQFYQALKDAAIQDIISCEFLLRPALDPSRLNGCGMLLVNAPYGTQQNIMAIFEALKQALTTENTPDIQYSIERITEE, from the coding sequence GTGAATTACCGCCACATCTATCACGCCGGCAATTTTGCGGATTGTGTAAAACACGCCATTGTCCTTTCAATTTTACATTCTCTCAAACGCAAACAAACCGGGTTCAGCGTTTTAGATACTCATGCGGGGCGTGGAAAATATGACCTATCCTCCCTTGAGGCCGAAAAGACGGGTGAGTGGGAAAGTGGGATTGGTCTTGCCCAAAATTCAACCGCTGAAGCTTTGCAGGATTACCTTTCGACAATCCATTATCTAGGCCTTTACCCTGGGTCGCCTGCTCTCATACGTTATCTGCTGCGCCCTCAGGATCAACTCATCGCGTGTGAACTTCACCCAGAGGATGTCAAACCATTACGACGCCTTTTCCGATCAGACCCACAAGTTGCCGTCCATCATCGAGATGGATATGAAGCTTTACGTGCGCTTTTACCTCCCAAAGAGTTCAAACGTGGATTCATTCTCATTGATCCACCCTTTGAAAAGCCTGATGATTTTTCAAAATGCGTAGAGGCTATTGCTTTTACACGGACACATTTCAGAGCAGGTATTATTGCTGTGTGGTTTCCAATCAAACACCGCACTCCCATCCGTCAATTTTACCAAGCCTTAAAAGATGCCGCTATTCAGGACATTATCTCCTGTGAATTTCTACTCAGACCCGCTTTGGATCCAAGCCGTTTAAATGGATGTGGTATGCTTCTCGTCAATGCACCATATGGGACACAACAGAATATCATGGCCATTTTTGAGGCCTTAAAACAAGCACTCACAACCGAAAATACACCTGACATCCAATATTCTATTGAACGCATTACCGAGGAATAA